In Actinoplanes sp. NBC_00393, a single genomic region encodes these proteins:
- a CDS encoding LCP family protein, giving the protein MLVIVAGVVGGGYFLYSRYEGKVERSALLPESSAEDAAQSQRNWESGALNLLLLGSDSRAEEDGGTSSIGERSDTIMLLHISKSRDKAAIVSIPRDSYVDVPAGGSWKGGKNKINAAFAFGGAKLTAQTVKQLTGVTLDGAMIADFAAVREMVDAVDGVNVCVPYDVRSTFSERVWNKGCHDLDGEEAEEFMRQRYEVPGGDFGRMHNQQLVVKAVIAKVSKSGALTNPLELDSLLGIAAGALTVDESLDLRDLAFAVRDIRPQSIAYATVPSSTASLRTKAGSAVQLDPKKSAAMFAAIKNDTIDQWLAANPQSAPGS; this is encoded by the coding sequence GTGCTTGTCATTGTCGCCGGAGTGGTTGGCGGCGGCTATTTCCTCTATAGCCGTTACGAGGGCAAAGTGGAGCGGTCGGCTCTGCTGCCGGAGTCTTCTGCGGAGGACGCCGCCCAGAGTCAGCGCAACTGGGAGTCCGGCGCGCTCAACCTGCTGCTGCTCGGGTCGGACTCGCGGGCCGAGGAGGACGGCGGCACCAGCTCGATCGGTGAGCGCTCGGACACCATCATGCTGCTGCACATTTCGAAGAGCCGGGACAAGGCCGCGATCGTCTCCATCCCGCGGGACAGCTACGTCGACGTGCCCGCCGGCGGCTCCTGGAAGGGCGGCAAGAACAAGATCAATGCGGCCTTCGCGTTCGGTGGGGCCAAGCTGACCGCGCAGACGGTCAAGCAGCTCACCGGGGTGACCCTGGACGGCGCGATGATTGCGGACTTCGCGGCGGTCCGGGAGATGGTCGACGCGGTGGACGGGGTCAACGTCTGTGTTCCCTATGACGTGCGGTCGACGTTCTCCGAGCGGGTCTGGAACAAGGGCTGTCACGACCTCGACGGGGAAGAGGCCGAGGAGTTCATGCGGCAGCGCTACGAGGTGCCCGGCGGCGACTTCGGGCGGATGCACAACCAGCAGCTGGTGGTTAAGGCGGTGATCGCCAAGGTGTCGAAGAGCGGCGCCCTGACCAACCCGCTCGAGCTGGACAGCCTGCTCGGCATCGCGGCCGGCGCGCTGACCGTCGACGAGAGCTTGGACCTGCGCGACCTGGCGTTCGCGGTGCGGGACATCCGGCCACAGAGCATCGCGTACGCCACCGTGCCCTCCTCGACTGCCAGCCTCCGGACGAAGGCCGGCTCGGCGGTCCAGCTCGACCCGAAGAAGTCGGCGGCGATGTTCGCGGCGATCAAGAACGACACCATCGACCAGTGGCTGGCCGCCAACCCGCAGTCGGCCCCGGGCAGCTGA
- a CDS encoding PP2C family protein-serine/threonine phosphatase, producing the protein MTARTPAGAGEPLVPTVPGVSDPDLLRAAFEAATEAMLLCAAGENTVLMANAEARRLVSGLEPGQDLATAPLPALTRATAENADSFRCEHDGRCVYGMRRDLDDGHYAWFLRDHTEEREREAALEVERSRTAFLAEAGRRLSASLHVRRCTRTTVELAVAHLADAAVVILPANRRQSAWTRLVPDRPIEEGTLRENRLADVPGLLEALGGFPPIPSRWLDASQVPEWLFPADLGPIRALLVTPLPGNAEPAGALILARRGSATEFAAEDELLARVFATRAGAAISAAMLYREQVDTTAVLQADLLPPTLPEPDGFELTGSYQAAREALRIGGDFYDVFGPVGDNTDTVIALGDVCGTGPEAAVLTGKVRQTLRALRLVRAGPEEMLKVLNEALLQSSRQHRFVTMVVGSINRIEHGRVRLELATGGHPAPLVLRNDGTVEEVPTSGTLIGVMRRTVVRPAQVELAPGELCMLYSDGLTEARGGPSGVEQYGEDRLRQALAGCRGMPGVAAVERIRQLVSDWVNGGNQDDIAMLVVRAPARTPLSLRGGGIPNTSPFMVAARGGERRGRARS; encoded by the coding sequence ATGACAGCGCGAACGCCGGCGGGAGCCGGCGAGCCGCTGGTGCCTACGGTTCCGGGCGTTTCCGATCCGGACCTGCTCCGGGCCGCGTTCGAGGCCGCCACCGAGGCCATGTTGCTCTGCGCGGCCGGGGAGAACACCGTCCTGATGGCGAACGCCGAGGCCCGGCGGCTCGTCTCCGGGCTGGAGCCCGGTCAGGATCTGGCCACCGCCCCGCTGCCCGCCCTCACCCGCGCCACCGCCGAGAACGCGGACTCGTTCCGCTGCGAGCACGACGGCCGCTGCGTCTACGGGATGCGGCGGGATCTGGACGACGGTCACTACGCGTGGTTCCTGCGGGACCACACCGAGGAACGCGAGCGCGAGGCGGCACTCGAGGTCGAGCGGTCGCGTACGGCGTTCCTCGCCGAGGCGGGACGACGGCTCTCCGCTTCGCTGCACGTGCGCCGCTGTACGCGTACCACCGTGGAGCTCGCGGTGGCCCACCTGGCCGACGCCGCCGTGGTGATCCTGCCGGCCAATCGCCGGCAGAGCGCCTGGACCCGCCTGGTCCCGGACCGGCCGATCGAGGAGGGCACCCTGCGCGAGAACCGGCTGGCCGACGTGCCCGGCCTGCTGGAGGCGCTCGGCGGCTTCCCGCCCATCCCGAGCCGCTGGCTCGACGCGTCGCAGGTGCCGGAGTGGCTCTTCCCGGCCGACCTCGGCCCGATTCGCGCCCTGCTGGTCACGCCGCTGCCGGGCAACGCCGAGCCGGCCGGCGCGCTGATCCTGGCCCGGCGCGGCTCGGCCACCGAGTTCGCGGCCGAGGACGAGCTGCTCGCCCGCGTCTTCGCGACCCGGGCCGGGGCCGCCATCTCGGCAGCCATGCTCTACCGCGAGCAGGTGGACACCACGGCCGTGCTGCAGGCCGACCTGCTGCCCCCGACCCTGCCCGAGCCGGACGGGTTCGAGCTGACCGGCTCCTACCAGGCGGCCCGCGAGGCGTTGCGGATCGGCGGCGACTTCTACGACGTCTTCGGCCCGGTGGGCGACAACACCGACACCGTGATCGCCCTCGGCGACGTCTGCGGCACCGGCCCGGAGGCGGCGGTGCTGACCGGCAAGGTCCGCCAGACGCTGCGGGCCCTGCGCCTGGTGCGAGCCGGTCCGGAGGAGATGCTCAAGGTCCTCAACGAGGCACTGCTGCAGTCCAGCCGGCAGCACCGGTTCGTGACCATGGTGGTCGGCTCGATCAACCGGATCGAGCACGGCCGGGTCCGCCTCGAGCTGGCCACCGGCGGCCACCCCGCACCGCTGGTGCTGCGCAACGACGGCACTGTGGAAGAGGTGCCCACCAGCGGGACGCTGATCGGCGTGATGCGGCGGACCGTGGTGCGCCCGGCCCAGGTCGAGCTCGCTCCCGGCGAACTGTGCATGCTCTACAGCGACGGCCTCACCGAAGCGCGCGGCGGGCCGAGCGGCGTCGAACAGTACGGTGAGGATCGGCTGCGGCAGGCGCTCGCCGGCTGCCGCGGCATGCCCGGCGTCGCCGCGGTGGAACGCATCCGCCAGCTCGTCTCGGACTGGGTGAACGGCGGCAACCAGGACGACATCGCCATGCTCGTCGTCCGCGCGCCCGCCCGGACACCGCTGAGCCTGCGCGGCGGTGGCATCCCCAACACCTCACCGTTCATGGTCGCCGCCCGCGGTGGCGAGCGGCGGGGCCGGGCGCGCTCATGA
- the hrpA gene encoding ATP-dependent RNA helicase HrpA, which produces MPAGATPAGATPATAELRSRISELLPRDERRLQRRLEGTRRIRDDAARSAVLAEIEGEVEQARLRLESRLASVPKITYPQALPVSTRKDDIAAAIRDHQVVVVAGETGSGKTTQIPKICMELGRGVRGQIGHTQPRRIAARTVAERIAEELDRPLGSTVGYKVRFTDQVSDDTMVKVMTDGILLAEIQNDRMLRRYDTLIIDEAHERSLNIDFILGYLRELLPKRPDLKLIITSATIETQRFAEHFADGAGKPAPVIEVSGRTYPVEVRYRPLVTVTEDDTEEPQDQIDGIADAVDELPADGDILVFLSGEREIRDTADALNKRNLRNTEIVPLYGRLSAAEQHRVFERHTGRRVVLATNVAETSLTVPGIRYVIDPGTARISRYSNRLKVQRLPIEPVSQASANQRKGRCGRTSDGICIRLYSEEDFEQRPEFTEPEILRTNLASVILQMTNLGLGDLQKFPFIDPPDRRNVTDGIKLLEELGALDDRKLTPMGRQLAQLPVDPRLARMVIEADRQECVAEVMVIAAALSIQDPRERPADKQQQADEKHARFTDKESDFFTFLNLWRYLREKQQELSGNQFRRLCRSEFLNYLRVREWQDIYAQLKQVARTLNLSVKEDWEAGVAAQPVHTALLAGLLSHIGMKDQDKREFVGARGAKFAIFPGSALFKRQPRWVMSAELVETSRLWARVNARIEPEWAEKLAPHLVKRTYSEPHWDRKMGAVMAFEKVTLYGLPIVPRRRVGYGKVDPVVSRELFIRHALVEGDWETHHKFFDANNRLLKQITEIENRARRRDIAVDDETVYALYDARIPAEVVSARHFDGWWKKARRDDPELLHFTRDDLVNAGRDTVDPNAFPDAWLAGGVKLPLYYEFEPNSHADGVTVKVPLDLINKVDADDFGWSVPGFRKDVVIALIRALPKQLRTSFVPVPDWAEAVLDRVPARRGPLPDAIGNELRRLTGTIVPRDAWRPDQVPEHLRMNFRVVNEAGEVVAEGRDLDVLRRQLAPKVQATISRAAGNLERRGITTNDFGVLPRRVAQVRGGYEVNVWPALVDEGDSVAIKVFETEPAQRLAMAAGTRKLLMLTLPPAARYLQGRLDNRAKLELSRGNPYRSIADLLDDCAGAAVDRLVADAGGPVWSSVEFASLRNTVREDLVDAVANVVTQVQAVLATAYDVDQRLKALRDPGLLPALADIRQQLKGLVHPGFVTETGWRQLHHMPRYLRGIVHRLDRLGGNLARDRQLTTQIHEIESEYRELRAEAVTGGPAEEGLRDIRWMIEELRINYFAQTLGTAYAISDKRIYKAMDALPI; this is translated from the coding sequence ATGCCCGCCGGAGCGACACCCGCCGGGGCGACGCCGGCCACCGCCGAGCTGCGTTCCCGGATCTCCGAGTTGTTGCCCCGTGACGAGCGGCGCCTGCAGCGCCGCCTCGAGGGCACCCGGCGGATCCGGGACGACGCCGCGCGTTCCGCCGTGCTCGCGGAGATCGAAGGCGAGGTGGAGCAGGCGCGGCTGCGGCTGGAGAGCCGGCTCGCCTCGGTGCCGAAGATCACCTATCCGCAGGCGCTGCCGGTCAGCACCCGCAAGGACGACATCGCCGCGGCGATCCGCGACCACCAGGTGGTCGTCGTCGCCGGGGAGACCGGCTCCGGCAAGACCACCCAGATCCCCAAGATCTGCATGGAGCTGGGCCGGGGGGTACGCGGGCAGATCGGGCACACCCAACCGCGGCGGATCGCGGCGCGGACCGTCGCGGAGCGGATCGCCGAGGAGCTGGACCGGCCGCTCGGGTCCACGGTCGGCTACAAGGTGCGGTTCACCGACCAGGTGAGCGACGACACCATGGTCAAGGTGATGACCGACGGCATCCTGCTCGCCGAGATCCAGAACGACCGGATGCTGCGCCGCTACGACACGCTGATCATCGACGAGGCGCACGAGCGCAGCCTGAACATCGACTTCATCCTGGGCTACCTGCGCGAGCTCCTGCCGAAGCGCCCCGACCTGAAGCTGATCATCACGTCGGCGACGATCGAGACGCAGCGGTTCGCCGAGCATTTCGCTGACGGCGCCGGGAAGCCGGCTCCGGTGATCGAGGTGTCCGGGCGTACCTATCCGGTCGAGGTCCGATATCGCCCACTCGTCACCGTCACCGAGGACGACACGGAAGAGCCGCAGGACCAGATCGACGGTATCGCCGATGCCGTGGACGAGCTCCCCGCAGATGGCGACATCCTCGTCTTCCTCTCCGGCGAGCGGGAGATCCGGGACACCGCCGACGCCCTCAACAAGCGAAACCTGCGCAACACCGAGATCGTCCCGCTCTACGGCCGGCTCTCCGCCGCCGAGCAGCACAGGGTCTTCGAACGGCACACCGGCCGCCGGGTCGTGCTCGCCACCAACGTCGCCGAGACCTCGCTGACTGTCCCCGGCATCCGCTACGTGATCGACCCGGGCACGGCCCGGATCAGCCGCTACTCCAACCGGCTCAAGGTGCAGCGGCTGCCCATCGAGCCGGTCTCGCAGGCCAGCGCCAACCAGCGCAAAGGACGCTGCGGGCGTACGTCGGACGGCATCTGCATCCGGCTGTACTCGGAGGAGGACTTCGAGCAGCGCCCCGAGTTCACCGAGCCGGAGATCCTGCGGACCAACCTGGCCAGCGTCATCCTGCAGATGACCAACCTGGGCCTCGGCGACCTGCAGAAGTTCCCGTTCATCGACCCGCCGGACCGGCGCAACGTCACCGACGGCATCAAGCTGCTCGAGGAGCTCGGCGCCCTCGACGACCGCAAACTCACCCCGATGGGCCGCCAGCTCGCCCAGCTGCCGGTCGACCCGCGGCTGGCCCGCATGGTCATCGAGGCGGACCGGCAGGAGTGCGTCGCCGAGGTCATGGTGATCGCGGCTGCGCTGTCGATCCAGGATCCGCGGGAGCGGCCGGCCGACAAACAGCAGCAGGCCGACGAGAAACACGCGCGTTTCACCGACAAGGAATCGGATTTCTTCACCTTCCTCAACCTGTGGCGGTATCTGCGGGAGAAACAGCAGGAGCTTTCCGGAAATCAGTTCCGCCGACTGTGCCGTTCGGAATTCCTGAACTATCTGCGGGTCCGGGAATGGCAGGACATCTACGCGCAATTGAAACAGGTCGCGCGTACGCTCAATCTGTCGGTGAAAGAGGACTGGGAAGCGGGAGTCGCGGCACAGCCGGTGCACACCGCGCTGCTCGCGGGTCTGTTGAGCCACATCGGCATGAAGGATCAGGACAAGCGGGAGTTCGTCGGCGCCCGCGGCGCCAAGTTCGCGATTTTCCCCGGCTCGGCGCTGTTCAAGCGCCAGCCGCGCTGGGTGATGTCTGCCGAGCTGGTCGAGACCAGCCGGCTCTGGGCCCGGGTGAACGCGCGGATCGAGCCGGAATGGGCCGAGAAACTCGCGCCCCACCTGGTCAAACGCACCTATTCGGAACCGCACTGGGACCGGAAGATGGGTGCCGTGATGGCCTTCGAGAAGGTCACACTCTACGGTCTGCCGATCGTGCCGCGCCGCCGCGTCGGTTACGGAAAGGTCGACCCGGTCGTCTCCCGGGAACTGTTCATCCGGCACGCCCTGGTCGAGGGCGACTGGGAGACCCACCACAAGTTCTTCGACGCCAACAATCGGCTGCTGAAGCAGATCACCGAGATCGAGAACCGGGCCCGGCGTCGCGACATCGCGGTCGACGACGAGACGGTTTATGCGCTCTACGACGCCCGCATTCCCGCCGAAGTCGTCTCCGCCCGCCATTTCGACGGCTGGTGGAAGAAGGCGCGCCGAGACGATCCGGAACTGCTTCATTTCACCCGCGACGACCTGGTCAACGCGGGCCGCGACACCGTCGACCCGAACGCTTTCCCGGACGCCTGGCTGGCCGGCGGAGTCAAACTGCCGCTGTACTACGAGTTCGAGCCGAACTCGCACGCCGACGGCGTCACCGTGAAGGTGCCACTCGACCTGATCAACAAGGTGGACGCGGACGACTTCGGCTGGTCGGTGCCCGGTTTCCGCAAGGATGTGGTGATCGCCCTGATCCGGGCGCTGCCCAAGCAGTTGCGCACCAGCTTCGTCCCGGTGCCGGACTGGGCGGAGGCGGTCCTCGACCGCGTGCCGGCCCGGCGCGGCCCGCTGCCCGACGCCATCGGCAACGAGCTGCGCCGCCTCACCGGCACCATCGTGCCGCGCGACGCGTGGCGGCCGGACCAGGTGCCCGAGCATCTGCGGATGAACTTCCGGGTGGTCAACGAGGCCGGCGAAGTGGTCGCCGAGGGCCGCGACCTGGACGTGCTGCGCCGCCAGCTCGCGCCGAAGGTGCAGGCCACGATCTCCAGGGCGGCCGGCAACCTGGAACGCCGCGGCATCACCACGAACGACTTCGGCGTGCTGCCGCGCCGGGTCGCCCAGGTGCGCGGCGGCTACGAGGTCAACGTCTGGCCGGCACTGGTCGACGAGGGTGACAGCGTGGCGATCAAGGTCTTCGAGACCGAGCCCGCGCAACGCCTCGCGATGGCCGCCGGCACCCGCAAGCTGCTCATGCTCACGCTGCCGCCGGCCGCCCGCTACCTGCAGGGACGCCTCGACAACCGGGCCAAACTGGAACTTTCCCGCGGCAACCCGTACCGCTCGATCGCCGACCTGCTCGACGACTGCGCGGGCGCGGCCGTCGACCGCCTGGTCGCCGACGCCGGTGGGCCGGTCTGGTCGTCGGTCGAGTTCGCGTCGCTGCGCAACACGGTCCGGGAGGATCTCGTCGACGCGGTGGCCAACGTGGTCACCCAGGTGCAGGCGGTGCTCGCCACCGCGTACGACGTCGACCAGCGCCTCAAGGCGCTGCGCGACCCCGGCCTGCTGCCCGCACTGGCGGACATCCGGCAGCAGCTGAAAGGCCTGGTACATCCCGGTTTCGTCACCGAGACCGGCTGGCGGCAGCTGCACCATATGCCCCGATACCTGCGCGGCATCGTCCACCGCCTGGACCGCCTCGGCGGCAACCTCGCCCGCGACCGCCAGCTCACCACTCAGATCCACGAGATCGAATCCGAGTACCGCGAGCTGCGCGCCGAAGCCGTCACCGGCGGCCCGGCCGAGGAGGGCCTGCGTGACATCCGCTGGATGATCGAGGAGCTGCGCATCAACTACTTCGCGCAGACCCTCGGCACGGCCTACGCAATCTCGGACAAACGCATCTATAAGGCCATGGACGCACTGCCAATCTAA
- a CDS encoding DUF6401 family natural product biosynthesis protein: MTNENLAFAPIAAVAAARPASVYLDEMMARVGVDGLAAAFAEPALLARIDQHAAAVRDALRDAGRNGDAEGLAAYARSIVAGAVRIGRPIPQPGAAPATAVEWLSAGWPLLRLVAVCMMAEAAGVL; encoded by the coding sequence ATGACGAACGAGAACCTCGCTTTCGCCCCGATCGCCGCTGTTGCCGCCGCCCGTCCGGCGAGTGTGTACCTCGACGAGATGATGGCGCGGGTGGGTGTCGACGGCCTTGCTGCCGCGTTCGCTGAGCCCGCCCTGCTGGCCCGGATCGACCAGCACGCGGCGGCTGTCCGGGACGCCCTGCGGGACGCCGGCCGGAACGGCGATGCCGAGGGGCTGGCGGCCTACGCGCGGTCGATCGTCGCCGGCGCGGTGCGGATCGGCCGTCCGATTCCGCAGCCGGGTGCGGCGCCGGCCACCGCCGTCGAGTGGCTGAGCGCCGGGTGGCCTCTGCTGCGCCTGGTCGCGGTTTGCATGATGGCCGAGGCGGCGGGCGTTCTCTGA
- a CDS encoding cobalamin B12-binding domain-containing protein, protein MTAPTQRLPLHDPRLAEHYVNLIGDGDEHEAVELALGLLDDGTPPQRIIVDLIALSQGRVGELWAANEWSIAREHAATAVNERVLAALAARTAVRPFRGRITLACVDGEWHGLPARMLAELLRLDGWRVDFLGASVPGRHLITHLHQTGPDAVALSCMIPIRLPRAHAAITACRAAGVPVIAGGRGFGPGGRYAERLGADAWAATGEEAVTRLAEDWPPPYVSDVPFLESDSFLGDEEYTHLVRSRPQLIATAMSRLPAAYPVAHHYDHSQLEATAEDLGHIADFLAAALYVGEEQIFTDFIEWTESVLAVRGVPPAALRAGLRLVRDQLIDFPAAIAMLDTALAR, encoded by the coding sequence ATGACCGCACCCACCCAGCGGCTGCCGCTGCACGACCCACGGCTCGCCGAGCACTACGTGAACCTGATCGGCGACGGCGACGAACACGAGGCGGTCGAGCTGGCGCTCGGGCTGCTCGACGACGGCACACCCCCGCAGCGGATCATCGTCGACCTGATCGCCCTCAGCCAGGGGCGGGTCGGCGAGCTCTGGGCGGCCAACGAATGGTCGATCGCCCGTGAGCACGCGGCCACCGCGGTCAACGAACGGGTGCTGGCGGCGCTCGCGGCGCGTACCGCCGTTCGGCCGTTCCGTGGCCGGATCACCCTGGCCTGCGTGGACGGCGAGTGGCACGGTCTGCCCGCCCGGATGCTGGCCGAGCTGCTGCGACTGGACGGCTGGCGGGTCGACTTCCTCGGCGCCAGCGTCCCCGGCCGGCACCTGATCACCCACCTGCACCAGACCGGGCCGGACGCGGTCGCGCTGAGCTGCATGATCCCGATCCGGCTGCCGCGCGCGCACGCCGCGATCACCGCCTGCCGGGCCGCCGGGGTGCCGGTCATCGCCGGCGGGCGCGGCTTCGGCCCCGGCGGCCGGTACGCGGAACGCCTCGGCGCCGACGCGTGGGCCGCCACCGGCGAGGAGGCGGTCACCCGGCTCGCCGAGGACTGGCCCCCGCCGTACGTGTCGGACGTGCCCTTCCTCGAGTCGGACAGCTTCCTCGGCGACGAGGAGTACACCCACCTGGTCCGCAGCCGCCCCCAGCTGATCGCCACGGCGATGAGCCGGCTCCCGGCCGCCTACCCGGTGGCCCACCACTACGACCACAGCCAGCTCGAGGCCACCGCGGAGGACCTCGGCCACATCGCCGACTTCCTGGCCGCTGCCCTCTACGTCGGCGAGGAACAGATCTTCACCGACTTCATCGAGTGGACCGAGAGCGTCCTGGCCGTCCGCGGCGTGCCGCCGGCCGCCCTGCGAGCCGGATTACGCCTGGTCAGGGACCAGCTCATCGACTTCCCGGCGGCGATCGCGATGCTGGACACCGCACTCGCCCGATAA
- a CDS encoding LamG-like jellyroll fold domain-containing protein, whose protein sequence is MKILRVWTLALLAVPVMAAPAVAAPVVEPAPALVARYNFDGGAVAGRISELSGRGSALTVRGANNGAVGFVAMGAGRYATFPAPCAATTVTCAKAIMEAPDDADLDPGIRNFRWAAAVRLTRAQLTGSANVMQKGVATADSQWKLQIGGPTGRAQCVVVARGSGQTFAAISARPVIDGSWHRVVCQRTGAVLTISVDGVPGERVTIPATLSMDNNLPLRVGGPNFARGADMYHGQIDDVYAQLG, encoded by the coding sequence ATGAAGATCCTCAGGGTTTGGACTCTTGCTCTGCTCGCGGTGCCGGTAATGGCAGCGCCGGCGGTTGCTGCGCCTGTGGTTGAGCCGGCGCCCGCGCTGGTGGCGCGGTATAACTTTGACGGGGGCGCGGTTGCCGGCCGGATCTCCGAGCTTTCCGGGCGTGGTAGTGCGCTGACCGTTCGCGGGGCCAACAACGGTGCGGTCGGGTTTGTGGCGATGGGTGCGGGACGGTATGCGACGTTCCCGGCGCCGTGTGCGGCCACTACGGTGACCTGCGCGAAGGCGATTATGGAAGCGCCTGATGACGCGGACCTCGATCCGGGCATCCGCAATTTCCGGTGGGCGGCCGCGGTGCGGCTCACCCGGGCGCAGCTGACCGGCTCGGCGAACGTGATGCAGAAGGGCGTCGCCACCGCGGACAGCCAGTGGAAGCTGCAGATCGGCGGGCCGACCGGGCGGGCGCAGTGTGTCGTGGTCGCGCGGGGGAGTGGGCAGACGTTCGCGGCGATCTCGGCGCGGCCGGTCATCGATGGGAGTTGGCATCGGGTGGTGTGCCAGCGTACGGGTGCGGTGCTGACGATCTCGGTGGACGGTGTGCCGGGGGAGCGGGTCACGATCCCGGCCACGCTGTCGATGGACAACAACCTGCCGCTGCGGGTCGGTGGGCCGAACTTCGCCCGTGGTGCCGACATGTACCACGGCCAGATCGACGACGTTTACGCGCAACTGGGCTGA